A genomic stretch from Flavobacterium nitratireducens includes:
- a CDS encoding DUF5723 family protein: MLYNLTSVPQSLMLNPGADFKYSYYFGVPMLSGFSFKVGSSGFSAYDLFANDGVDFNQKLRKVVNSTTRNDHAAINEQIELLNGGFKLGDWLEDKGYLSFGLYQEFDFWNYVPKDPLVLALYGNQNYIGKSFDLSDISVKAEVLTVLHLGYHKNIADNFIVGARGKIYFSGFNASSTQNSGYILTRPSSTTMYEQIVRSNLTLNTSGVSKYLEDDYNGDTASDVQNQLLFGGDMGLGFDLGFTYYPKKNTQITASILDVGFVKHTKDVANYTYSGIYKYEGINPSFTSTDDPDGVYSDFNEAIKRDTLYNKYTTWRPVKLNASYQYSYGVSKDEDCVCEAGEKPFKNAVGAQLFIMSTPRLPITALTGFYQRNISNKLQLKATYTLDSYSYTNIGLGLSARLGAFNMYFMGDNLLGYRDLSKSQSLSFQFGFNFIFKDSNEPPSRY; encoded by the coding sequence GTGTTGTACAATCTTACTTCGGTTCCACAATCTCTGATGTTAAACCCAGGAGCAGATTTTAAATACAGCTATTATTTTGGGGTTCCTATGCTTTCAGGTTTTTCTTTTAAAGTAGGGTCTAGTGGTTTTTCAGCTTATGATTTGTTTGCTAATGATGGAGTCGATTTTAATCAGAAATTGCGAAAAGTGGTAAATTCGACTACCAGAAATGATCATGCTGCAATCAATGAACAAATTGAATTACTTAATGGAGGCTTTAAATTAGGAGATTGGCTTGAAGACAAAGGGTATTTGTCTTTTGGATTGTATCAAGAATTTGATTTTTGGAATTATGTTCCTAAGGATCCGCTCGTTTTGGCATTATATGGTAATCAAAATTACATAGGAAAATCATTTGATTTATCGGATATAAGTGTTAAAGCAGAAGTGCTTACGGTATTGCATCTAGGTTATCACAAAAACATAGCTGATAATTTTATTGTTGGAGCAAGAGGGAAAATTTACTTCAGTGGATTTAATGCTTCATCAACCCAAAATTCGGGTTATATCCTTACCCGACCATCTAGTACCACTATGTACGAACAAATTGTAAGGTCTAATTTGACTTTAAATACTTCTGGAGTTTCAAAATATTTAGAAGACGATTATAATGGAGATACAGCTTCGGATGTACAAAATCAACTTTTATTTGGTGGAGATATGGGCTTGGGATTTGATTTAGGTTTTACTTATTATCCTAAAAAAAATACTCAAATTACCGCTAGTATTCTTGATGTTGGTTTTGTTAAACATACAAAGGATGTTGCAAATTATACGTATAGTGGTATCTACAAATACGAAGGGATTAATCCTAGTTTTACGAGCACAGATGATCCAGATGGTGTTTATAGTGATTTTAATGAGGCAATTAAAAGAGATACTTTGTACAATAAATATACTACTTGGCGTCCTGTAAAATTAAATGCGTCTTATCAATATTCATATGGGGTAAGCAAGGACGAAGACTGCGTGTGTGAAGCAGGAGAAAAACCATTCAAGAATGCAGTTGGTGCGCAACTTTTTATAATGAGTACGCCAAGGCTTCCTATTACCGCTTTAACGGGATTCTATCAAAGAAATATATCAAATAAGTTACAATTAAAAGCTACCTATACATTGGATTCTTATTCCTATACCAATATTGGATTGGGGTTGTCTGCTAGATTGGGAGCCTTCAATATGTATTTTATGGGGGATAATTTATTAGGCTATCGTGATTTGTCAAAATCACAAAGTCTTTCTTTTCAATTTGGGTTTAATTTTATTTTTAAAGATAGTAATGAACCACCTAGTCGATATTAA
- the pepT gene encoding peptidase T, which translates to MQNIIDRFISYVTVDTESDPNSNTTPSSKKQWDLANQLVEELKAIGMQEVTIDDKAYIMATLPSNVEEKIPTIGFVSHFDTTPDFTGANVKPQIIENYDGKDIVLNAEQNIVLSPDYFKDLLQYKGQTIITTDGTTLLGADDKAGITEIITAMEYLINHPEIKHGKIRVGFTPDEEIGRGAHFFDVEKFGCDWAYTMDGSQIGELEYENFNAAGAKITFKGKSVHPGYAKGKMINSMLIANAFINELPADEVPERTKGYEGFYHIHNVSGTIEESTVSLIIRDHNKKKFEKRKEKIEKIVRKINKKYAKQFGEDIAVAEIKDQYYNMKEKVLPVKHIVDIAEKAMKTLNIKPIIKPIRGGTDGCQLSYMGLPCPNIFAGGHNFHGKYEYVPVESMQKAVEVIVKIAELTALPNFGLEKELTKKKNK; encoded by the coding sequence ATGCAAAATATTATTGATCGTTTTATCAGCTACGTAACTGTTGATACTGAATCGGATCCTAATTCTAATACTACTCCAAGTTCAAAAAAACAATGGGATTTAGCTAATCAATTAGTAGAAGAACTAAAAGCAATAGGAATGCAAGAGGTTACTATTGATGACAAAGCTTATATCATGGCTACGCTTCCTAGTAATGTTGAAGAAAAGATTCCTACTATTGGATTCGTTTCTCACTTTGACACTACTCCTGATTTTACCGGGGCTAATGTAAAACCGCAAATTATAGAAAACTACGATGGAAAAGACATCGTTCTAAATGCAGAACAAAACATCGTTTTATCTCCAGATTATTTCAAAGACTTGTTACAATACAAAGGACAAACGATTATTACCACTGACGGTACAACACTTTTAGGCGCTGATGACAAAGCTGGAATTACTGAAATTATTACAGCAATGGAATACCTAATTAACCATCCTGAAATTAAACACGGTAAAATTAGAGTAGGTTTCACTCCTGATGAAGAAATCGGGAGAGGTGCTCATTTTTTTGATGTGGAAAAATTTGGTTGCGACTGGGCTTATACCATGGACGGAAGCCAAATTGGTGAACTTGAATATGAAAATTTTAATGCGGCTGGAGCCAAAATCACTTTCAAAGGAAAAAGTGTACACCCAGGTTATGCCAAAGGAAAAATGATTAACTCGATGTTAATTGCTAATGCTTTTATTAACGAATTACCCGCCGATGAAGTTCCTGAAAGAACTAAAGGTTATGAAGGTTTTTACCATATTCATAATGTTTCAGGTACAATTGAAGAAAGCACAGTATCCCTTATCATTAGAGATCACAACAAAAAGAAATTCGAAAAAAGAAAAGAAAAAATTGAAAAAATAGTACGCAAAATCAATAAAAAATATGCCAAACAATTTGGCGAAGACATTGCTGTTGCCGAAATCAAAGATCAATATTACAATATGAAGGAAAAAGTGCTTCCGGTAAAACATATTGTAGATATTGCCGAAAAAGCAATGAAAACTTTGAATATCAAACCTATTATTAAACCCATTCGTGGGGGAACAGATGGCTGCCAATTATCTTACATGGGACTACCTTGCCCAAATATCTTTGCAGGCGGACACAACTTTCATGGTAAATACGAGTATGTCCCAGTAGAAAGCATGCAAAAAGCAGTTGAAGTAATTGTAAAAATTGCCGAGCTTACTGCATTACCAAACTTTGGTTTAGAAAAGGAACTGACAAAAAAGAAAAATAAATAA
- a CDS encoding DUF1003 domain-containing protein: MNLSKNWHQRHYDSLEFGSRIADSVAKGMGSWRFIILQTVFVIVWMGLNLIGFCYHWDAYPFILLNLLFSTQAAYAAPIIMMAQNRQNERDRIQAQDDYNTNKEAKLEIEALAAKLNSLEVEKLDKIIQILENMQ; this comes from the coding sequence ATGAATTTATCAAAAAACTGGCACCAACGACACTATGACAGCCTAGAATTTGGAAGCCGTATAGCCGACTCCGTTGCCAAAGGAATGGGATCTTGGCGTTTTATCATTTTGCAAACTGTTTTTGTAATCGTTTGGATGGGACTAAATCTTATTGGCTTTTGCTATCATTGGGATGCTTATCCGTTTATTTTACTCAACCTATTATTTTCTACCCAAGCTGCCTATGCTGCTCCAATTATTATGATGGCGCAAAATCGACAAAATGAAAGAGATCGAATTCAGGCGCAAGATGATTATAATACCAATAAGGAAGCAAAACTAGAAATTGAAGCCTTGGCAGCAAAATTGAATTCGCTAGAGGTTGAAAAACTAGATAAAATAATCCAAATTTTAGAAAATATGCAATAA
- the yajC gene encoding preprotein translocase subunit YajC: protein MGQLNQFLPFILMFVVIYFFMIRPQQKRAKQEKEFENNLKVGDKVITKSGLHGKVAELAETTVVLETMAGKLKMERSAISMEMSASLAKK, encoded by the coding sequence ATGGGTCAATTAAATCAGTTTTTGCCGTTTATTTTAATGTTTGTAGTTATCTATTTCTTTATGATTAGACCACAACAAAAAAGAGCAAAACAAGAAAAAGAATTTGAAAACAACTTGAAAGTAGGAGATAAAGTAATCACTAAAAGTGGTCTTCATGGTAAAGTCGCTGAATTAGCTGAAACAACCGTAGTTCTTGAAACAATGGCAGGAAAATTAAAAATGGAGCGTTCGGCAATTTCTATGGAAATGAGTGCTTCATTGGCTAAGAAATAA
- a CDS encoding hydroxymethylglutaryl-CoA lyase — translation MEPIKIIECPRDAMQGIKSFIPTEKKVSYIQALLRVGFDTIDVGSFVSPKAVPQMQDTAAVLEQLDLSTTKSKILAIIANTKGAETASQFETIHYLGFPFSISENFQMRNTHKTIAESIVSMQEILEIAYKNNKEVVAYLSMGFGNPYGDPWNVEIVGEWTEKLATMGVKILSLSDTIGSSTPDAIRYLFSNLIPKYPQIEFGAHLHTTYDKWFEKIEAAYQSGCRRYDGAIQGFGGCPMAKDELTGNMPTEKLLSYFTANKEQLNLNPLSFESAYNEASKVFNSYF, via the coding sequence ATGGAGCCAATTAAAATTATCGAATGCCCTCGTGATGCCATGCAAGGTATCAAAAGTTTTATTCCTACTGAGAAGAAAGTCTCGTACATTCAGGCTTTATTGCGTGTAGGCTTTGATACGATTGATGTTGGGAGTTTTGTTTCGCCAAAAGCAGTACCTCAAATGCAGGATACAGCAGCTGTTTTAGAACAATTGGATTTGTCAACAACCAAGAGTAAAATATTAGCTATAATTGCTAATACTAAAGGTGCTGAAACAGCTTCTCAATTTGAAACCATTCACTATTTAGGTTTCCCTTTCTCAATTTCTGAAAATTTTCAAATGCGTAATACCCACAAAACAATCGCCGAATCGATTGTGAGCATGCAAGAAATATTGGAGATAGCCTATAAAAATAATAAAGAAGTTGTGGCTTACTTATCTATGGGTTTTGGTAATCCGTATGGAGATCCATGGAATGTTGAAATTGTAGGCGAATGGACCGAGAAATTAGCAACAATGGGAGTTAAAATCCTATCGCTTTCGGATACTATTGGAAGTTCAACTCCTGATGCAATTCGGTATTTGTTTAGTAATTTGATTCCTAAATATCCTCAAATAGAGTTTGGCGCTCACTTGCATACCACATACGATAAATGGTTTGAAAAAATAGAAGCCGCATACCAATCCGGTTGTCGTAGATACGATGGCGCAATTCAAGGTTTTGGAGGTTGTCCTATGGCAAAAGATGAATTAACGGGAAACATGCCCACTGAGAAATTACTATCGTATTTTACAGCTAATAAAGAACAGTTGAATTTAAATCCATTGAGTTTTGAAAGTGCTTACAATGAAGCATCCAAAGTGTTTAATTCTTATTTTTAG
- the nusB gene encoding transcription antitermination factor NusB — MQTIYAMHQNGSDNMEKEEKFLFYSIDNIQDLYLTMISSLLEICKKESQFLHLSSQKHLATAAERNPNEKFIKNSIFEILSENNSLSIALETRKINAWHLHEDYIALLLQAIKESSYYQKYMSNPERSFEEDRQLIVDLFTEVIVPNEKLYEFLEDDKLTWIDDIPMVNTQIIKQLKAMKPIENDNFKVPKLYKDIEDKDFARDLFRKTILNEKELAKEFVDKTPNWDSDRIAEVDTIILKMAICEFLKFPSIPVKVTLNEYLELAKEYSTPKSSIFINGILDNLVKELESSKKMIKTGRGLM; from the coding sequence ATGCAAACCATTTATGCGATGCATCAAAACGGCTCAGATAACATGGAAAAGGAAGAGAAATTCCTTTTTTACAGTATCGATAATATTCAAGATTTATACCTTACAATGATTTCTTCTCTGCTTGAAATTTGTAAAAAAGAATCTCAATTTTTGCATCTATCAAGTCAAAAACATTTAGCAACTGCTGCCGAACGTAATCCTAACGAGAAATTTATTAAGAACAGTATTTTTGAAATCCTTTCCGAAAACAATTCTTTAAGTATCGCTTTAGAAACAAGAAAAATCAATGCATGGCATTTGCATGAGGATTATATAGCCTTGTTGTTGCAGGCTATTAAAGAAAGTTCGTATTATCAAAAATACATGAGTAATCCGGAACGTTCATTTGAGGAAGATAGACAGTTAATTGTAGATTTGTTTACCGAAGTGATTGTTCCAAATGAAAAATTATACGAGTTCTTAGAAGATGATAAATTGACTTGGATTGATGATATCCCAATGGTAAATACGCAAATTATCAAACAATTGAAAGCGATGAAGCCTATTGAAAATGATAATTTTAAAGTGCCAAAATTGTATAAGGACATTGAGGATAAAGATTTTGCTAGAGATTTGTTTCGTAAAACAATTTTAAACGAAAAAGAGTTAGCTAAAGAGTTTGTAGACAAAACACCTAACTGGGATAGTGATCGAATTGCTGAGGTTGATACCATTATTTTGAAAATGGCTATTTGCGAATTTTTGAAATTCCCATCCATTCCAGTAAAAGTGACTTTGAATGAATATTTAGAATTAGCCAAAGAATATTCTACTCCAAAAAGTAGTATTTTTATCAATGGAATTTTAGATAATTTGGTTAAAGAATTAGAAAGTAGTAAAAAAATGATTAAAACCGGTCGCGGTTTAATGTAA
- a CDS encoding quinone-dependent dihydroorotate dehydrogenase produces MYKQLIRPLFFCFDPEKIHHFTFALVRVTSKIPGFSSIYKSLYLVNDKRLEREVFGLKFKNPVGLAAGFDKDAKLYKELSNFGFGFIEIGTLTPKGQDGNPKKRLFRLKEDSAIINRMGFNNGGVMEAVERLKSNPGVLIGGNIGKNKVTPNEEATSDYEICFDALYDYVDYFVVNVSSPNTPNLRELQDKEPLTQLLQTLQNKNLAKPKQKPILLKIAPDLTDEQLLDIIDIVKETQISGVIATNTTISREGLQSENKTEVGGLSGKPLTKRATEVIRFLSEKSNKAFPIIGVGGIHSAEDAIEKLEAGASLVQLYTGFIYEGPALVKAINKKILSKN; encoded by the coding sequence ATGTACAAACAGCTTATCCGACCATTGTTTTTTTGTTTTGATCCTGAAAAAATTCATCATTTTACCTTTGCATTAGTCCGTGTAACTTCTAAAATCCCTGGTTTTTCATCAATCTATAAATCACTTTATTTAGTCAATGATAAAAGATTAGAAAGAGAAGTTTTTGGATTGAAATTTAAAAATCCAGTAGGCTTAGCGGCGGGTTTTGATAAGGATGCTAAATTATATAAGGAATTATCCAACTTTGGTTTCGGGTTCATCGAAATAGGGACTTTAACTCCAAAAGGACAAGATGGGAATCCAAAAAAACGTTTGTTTCGTTTAAAAGAAGATTCGGCGATTATTAATCGAATGGGATTTAATAATGGAGGTGTCATGGAAGCGGTGGAACGACTAAAATCAAATCCAGGTGTATTAATAGGTGGAAACATAGGTAAAAATAAGGTGACTCCTAACGAAGAGGCTACTTCTGATTATGAAATTTGTTTTGATGCTTTATACGATTATGTCGATTATTTTGTGGTAAATGTAAGTTCGCCAAATACGCCTAATCTTCGTGAATTGCAAGATAAAGAACCGTTGACACAGTTGTTGCAAACCTTGCAAAATAAAAATTTGGCTAAGCCAAAACAAAAGCCAATTTTATTAAAAATTGCTCCAGATTTGACAGATGAGCAATTGTTAGATATTATTGATATTGTAAAAGAGACTCAGATTTCAGGTGTAATTGCTACCAATACGACTATTTCACGTGAAGGTTTACAATCAGAAAACAAAACCGAAGTGGGCGGCTTATCAGGGAAACCATTAACCAAGCGCGCTACAGAAGTGATTCGTTTTCTTTCTGAAAAAAGTAACAAGGCTTTTCCAATCATTGGAGTGGGAGGAATTCATTCGGCAGAAGATGCTATTGAAAAATTAGAAGCTGGAGCAAGTTTAGTGCAATTGTATACGGGCTTTATTTATGAAGGTCCAGCCTTGGTGAAAGCAATAAATAAAAAGATTTTGAGCAAGAATTAA